Proteins encoded by one window of Pristiophorus japonicus isolate sPriJap1 chromosome 17, sPriJap1.hap1, whole genome shotgun sequence:
- the taf8 gene encoding transcription initiation factor TFIID subunit 8, whose product MTTASVSDAYTPTDATCRVSVENVTQKSSSSKASSSPSDNYYLARRRTLQVVVSSLLTEAGFEAAEKAAVETLTEMLQSYLSEIGRSAKVYCEHSARTQPTLSDVVVTLAEMGFNVDNIQAYAKRSQRMVITAPPVTNTPATPRALSTGQKRTHPSYIPGHFPEFPDPHTYIKTPTIREPVSDYQVLREKAASQRRDVERALTRFMAKTGETESLFKDDISTFPLIAARTTTIPYLNALLPSELELQQMEETDSSEQDDQTDTENVALNMNNDEMSAEKENSMLQQSAGLSNSKNNEEPMIDNPYLRPVKKPKVRRKK is encoded by the exons ATGACTACAGCTTCTGTCTCTGATGCATATACACCAACTGATGCAACGTGCAGAGTCTCAGTGGAGAATGTTACCCAG AAATCATCGAGTTCTAAAGCATCATCGTCCCCTTCCGATAACTATTATCTGGCGCGAAGACGCACGCTGCAGGTGGTGGTTAGCTCGCTGCTAACTGAAGCTGGTTTCGAAGCAGCAGAAAAGGCGGCTGTTGAAACGCTGACTGAAATGCTGCAGAGCT ATCTTTCTGAAATTGGTCGCAGTGCGAAGGTATATTGTGAACATTCGGCAAGAACTCAACCAACCTTGTCAGATGTTGTGGTTACTTTGGCAGAAATGG GTTTTAATGTGGATAATATTCAAGCTTATGCTAAGCGTTCACAGAGGATGGTTATTACTGCTC CTCCTGTTACAAATAccccagcaaccccgagagcactttCTACAGGACAGAAGAGAACACATCCATCATATATCCCAGGCCACTTTCCAGAGTTCCCTGATCCTCACACTTACATAAAGACACCT ACAATCAGAGAGCCAGTTTCTGATTACCAGGTGTTGAGGGAGAAAGCTGCATCCCAGAGAAGAGATGTGGAGCGAGCTTTGACCAGATTTATGGCCAagacaggagagacagagagtCTGTTTAAAGATGACATCTCAACATTCCCAT TGATTGCTGCACGAACCACCACAATTCCTTACCTAAATGCCTTGCTACCATCCGAACTTGAGCTGCAGCAGATGGAGGAGACAGATTCCTCCGAACAGGATGATCAGACTGATACAGAGAACGTTGCACTAAATATGAACAAT GATGAAATGTCTGCTGAAAAGGAAAATTCCATGTTGCAACAGAGCGCGGGTTTATCCAACAGTAAGAATAATGAAGAGCCGATGATTGACAATCCATATCTAAGACCAGTCAAAAAGCCCAAGGTCCGAAGGAAGAAATGA